Within the Echinicola sp. 20G genome, the region CTCCCGCTACATACACTTCTCCTCCTTCAATAAAACTCAGCCTACCTAACTGATAACTTAAGGTTACGTTGTTCAAGCGCAAAAATGATCCGTCCTCAATCCACCTGTCTGAAAAGCGACTGTTACCCATAGGATCTCCATATATTGCTTTTGGAATATCTGTAACCTGCCCATCTGTTTGCCATCTACGGTCAACTGCCAAGGATTGGTTTCTAAAATCGCTTAATGATTCCATTTCTCTTCTTACTCCATTGTAAATCTGATTACCAGAGCTAAAAGTAAATTGAGCAGATAGTGATAATTTATGATACCTCACCTGAGTAAAAAAGCTCCCAAAAAAGTCAGGGGAAGCATTTCCTATTATGGTACGGTCTTGATCATTGATAACACCATCGCCATTCAGGTCTTCAAATGCTACATCTCCTGCATTAAACTGGTCACCTTTATAGTCTACCAAATTGAGCTCATCTGCTGCTTCCTGAGTGCTAATGACACCATTGGATACATAACCATAAAAACTATATGGATTTTGTCCCTCTACTGATACCAATGCCCAGTCACCAGGCATTTCACGGATGAGCTGACCATTTTCAGCCGTCATTTCGCTGATAACATTTGTGTTCTTGTTAATCGTACCACCAATACTCCAATTCCAGTCACGCTTATCAACTAAGCTAAATTGAAGTCCAGCCTCAATTCCCTTATTTTCCAGTTTGGCTCCATTGACATACATATTTTGAATCCCATACACGGAAGAAATTTCTTTGGGATAAATAACGTCTGATGAGATGGTTTGATAAACTCCTATACTTGCCATCAACCGTTTATTGAAGAAACTACCATCAATACCAGCATCCACTGTTTGATTTCGCTCCCAGGTCAGCTGGGTATTGGCTACATTTCCATTTACGATACCAGCTAATTGGCGATAGGCTTGACTGGAAAAGTATTGCTGGCTTAATCCTGTGGGAAACTGGCTATTACCAGTAAGACCAATTCCAACATGAATATCCAAATTATCTACTTTTTTGCTGTTCATCAGCCAAGGACTGTTTTTAGCTTTCCAGGTCAATTCAAGCCCTGGAAATACACCTACTCTTCCAGTGTCTTTTCCTGTAGATGACGCTCCATCTGCTGCGACATTGAGTGAAGCCATAAATTGATTCGCAAATTGATAATGTGCATAACCATAAAGACTCATCCAGTTCCATGCATTATAATAACCTGAAAAATACCTTCCATCAGTCTCTACATAAGACAAGGTGGTGTAAAAATCTGAACTGGTATTCCTTCCAAAACCTCCATCAAATTCGTGGCGTGTCATTAGGCCTTGAAATCCAATACCAGCATCCAGCTTATTTCCAGCTATTTCTGAAGAATAGTCTGCGTTTATTTTATAAAATAGATTGGATACTTTGCCGGTCCCAGCCCTGGCGGTATTTAAGGCCACCCCCTCTTCTAAAGGAATAATTGTTTGGCTGGACCTTCCAGGAATAAATGAAGTCTGTCTCTTATAACTACTATAATAACCAAAAACTCCTTGGATCTTAGTTTGATCATTGGCTTGATAATTAAGGCCCGTATTAAGGAACACATCAAAATTGTCCGACTCCATTTTGGTGTCATTCATGACGGATAAGGGATTGGAAACCCCAAACTGTCTCACAGCATCATAGGCTGGTAACTGATTGTTGTACTCATCTTTTTTGAAGGGGCTTAAAATCGGCGTCTTGTATAGCGCTGCCAATAAAGGGTTCGAAGCATCAGAAAGTACCTGCTCATGAAGTTTGCTGTTTCCATAAGTCAGTCCCATTGAGGTCACCAATTGAAATTTTTGACTTAGTGCAATCTGGGCATTTAAACGAGTAGTGTACCGGGTAAAGTTAATATTATCCATAGTTCCTCCTTGGTTACTCGCTCCCACTGACAAATCATACTGCGCAATGGCGTCTCCCCCTTTCACCCTCAGGTGATTGGATGTCACAAAAGAGGACCTATTGATTAGTTCTTGCCAATTTGTCTGGTTGTTATAGAGGAAGTTATAATAGTAATCTGGATCATCTCTCAGGAAAGGAAACAGGTCCAACATATCGCCCATGTCTTCGTATCGGGTAAGACCTACATCTCCGATATAACTTTTGAAATCATCCACTTCAAGCACTGGAAGAGTCTTGTCATTAAAAGCCACTCCATATTGACCGGAGAACTCAATAACAGTTTCCATGTCATTTGGTGTAGAAGTTTCAATTAACAACACCCCATTTGAGCCAAGGGAACCAAACCTTGAGGCTTCGCTGCCCTTTACTAAACGAATCTGGTCAATATCATTAACACTAATGACATTGAACACACTGGGCGAATACCCTTCAATGATAGGTGAATTATTTCTATCTGGTAAATAAGGCATGCCATTAATGACGATCAATGGGCTATTGTTGGCTGTAAGGCTTCTGATGCCTCTCAAGTTTAAGTATGCCCCTTCCCCGGGCATACCACTTTTATTTATCACATTTAGGCCCGGAAAAGCCCCTTGCAGGACATCTTCAACATACATCGCGCTGGGTTTGAAACGCTGTGCTGATAACACTTCTGCTTCCATGGCTCCATTTGTCGCATTGATAACCGGGATTTCATAGTAATCAGCCTTTTGAGGAATTAAAACAATTTCCAAAAAGTCCCTTCCCAGTATAGGAATTATTCTTTCCTGATAGCCCGGTGCCCACACTTTAAGTTTTCCTTTTAATTGATCCAACTCCAATGAAAATGTGCCAGTATTGTCAGATTGGGTGGTATTTTCCTGCTTCTCCAGTGAGATATAAGCATTGCTGACAGGTTCACTATCATAGGGACTGAGTACTTTTCCCTTTAGGATCTGCTGAGCCATTGATCCGGTAGTTAATACCAAGAATAAAATAAAAAATGCCCCTATTATTTTGAATATATTCATTCTTCCTTCAGTTTTCATCAGTAATTATTTTGGGTAGGTACAAGAGCCCAATGGTAAAGCTTCATCTCTTCTCTTGAGCTCTTGCCCAGTAGAGCTACTTCTACCTTTATTTTAAAAGACCTTACTTCGCTGCCTTCAATATTTACAATACCTACAAGCCCCCCAAGACCGTCCCATTTGGTTCCGGAAACGGTGTTGGTGCTTCGATCATAATTCCATGGAGATGAAGGCTCTACATTTAGTTCAGAAGCAACCAGCTCCCCATCCACATACACATTGAGAAAGGGGTGGTTCTTAGACTGAACTCCCATATATAAGTTGTATTCTCCTGGCGGAACTTCCACCACCGAGGCAGTGGTGGTACCATCTTCATTTTTATCCAACTTCACGGGGGTATAGTCCACTGCCAACGGCTGGTCAGGAATATTATCTCCAAAAAGTCTAAGAATGGTATAAGTACCTGAAATATTTAAACTCGGAAAAGAATAGTTATCTGTTCCCTGAGATCTAACTTCAGTAGCATTATGAAATGTAAAAAGCTCATCCCGCTGTTCATCCGGAACAAATTCGTAATAATAAAACAACTGTTTAATGGCCGAAATATGGACATTATTTGGGATTTTCAGGAAGTTAACATCATAGACCCTTCCATTACTCATGCGCTTATATTGTGGGTTAACACCTTGTATAGTGGTTTTCCATAGCTTACCAAATGCTGAAACAATGTCTTCTTCACTACCATAATCTTCCACCAGCTTATCATAAAAAACGGCATCCATGATCCAGTTCCATGCTGTAAGCGAATCAGATTGAATAAAAGGCTTTCCAAACTGATCATATAGTCCCAATAAGTTGTCAAAACAGTTTTCTACCACCTCATTGCTTGGTACAAACATGGTTACCTGAGAAAATTCTGACCTAAAGTCAACTTCTTCGAAAATAGGGTTTTCAATGACGAAAGCAGAATCATAAATGGTATTCCCAGATTTGTCCACGCCAATAGGAATACTATTGGACACATCAAATACAGTGTCATTTTTTGCAAAAACTGAATCCCTGATCATGGAATATTCATCAGATAAACTGTATAAATAGTCATAAACACTTTGGTCTGGAACCATCAATTCGCTGATCTCATGCACTACTCCATTCTGGCAAAACTGATTGCCGTTGGTAACCATTGCATCTGCGACCATGACGTTATCTTCCGAAATCCTGGTCACAGGGATATACTTTCCATTTAAGGACCTGAGTCTAAGGCCATCCCTTAATTTACTCATATCATAAGTCAGGTTATTGACATGGTATCGAAGGACAAATTCCACATCAAGATCTAAAGTCTGAATAGCTTCCATAGCATCATTATTAACAGCCCATACAGATAGGTATTGATCTCGAGTAAGTTCTTCCGCAATCCCATTGGCTTCTAATGCCTCTACAAATTTGGAATACTCCGGATTGCTTTTCAGGTAATCCAACAGGTTAAGAGAGGATACTACATAGTTATCATCCGTACCTTCCAGTCCATAATGCTCATCCCAGGTTTCTTTGCAAGACATACAAAGGAGTAAGAGCATTCCGATTATATAATTAAGATTTTTCATTTGCTTCATTTTTTAGTCTACAGGAGTAAATCGAATATGATCCAATGTCAGCAACTCCCCATCAATCGCGACAATTCTCAAAGTATGGCTGGATGTTTCGTCAAAGCTGAAAGAACTAGTCATTCTTCTTTCCAATGTCCTATCATACTTGCTGTTGGAAACAGGCCATTGACTCCCCAATCGTTTACCATCCATAGAGCATTGTAGGTAACCTGTATTGGATGAAGCCTTGTAGCTCAAATAAATCATGGTGATTTCATAACTTCCTTTTATCAATACGGGGGTTTCCAGCTCCACCCAACCTGATGGCCCAAGCTCAAGCCTTAGGTGATCATGATTCAGCGCATCGGCATACCAAATCCCGTCAGCTCCTCTGTTATTTCGGTAGCTAATTACATTGGTTTTGTATTCTGGAGTAGACTTCCAGGTATAACAACTAACCTCTTCTTCTGTAATGATTTTTGTGTATGTAGAACCCAAACTAGGGTTTTGGTATTGGTTACATATCGCCTGCAAATCTGAATAGTCCGTCAAATCCCACAATACCGTGACCCTTTTCGGCGTAAACAGGGGCATCCAGTTATCCACTTCGTGGATGACTCCATTTTTACAGTTGATGTTCTCTTCTATAAAGTTCACACCGCTTCCTTTCTCTTCATCAAAGTTGATTACCAATTGCCCAGCCTGGTCCGAAAAGTTGAGGACTTCATTGGTAGCCATAGTGTTGATATTCATGGAGCTCTCTCCATCTGGAAATCCTCCCAAATCAGCGAAAGACTTCAACTGGTCTAAAAGGTGGTAATCCACATATTTAAACACAGGGTTTTCAGGGTCTGTAAAATTATTATCAGAAGCTTCCAGTTTGTCTACCAAGTCAGTAAAGGTCATAATTCCTTCTTGAGCATAAATCTCATCAGGTACAGCAAAAGCCGTCAATCGAATCCTGTATTGCAATGGGTTACCATTGACATCACTCCCTTCCACCATCACTGTATTTAGAATTTCACTTCTTCCTGTGGCTTGTACAGCCTCTCTAAAAATACTAAAACGCCCATCTTCCAAACGATCCAAAATGGTAGCTCTTACAGGAACCAAAACATCCTCCAAACCATGAATAATACCATTGGTAGCAGCGATATCCAACTCTTCAATTCGAGACTCCCCATTGATATAAATTGCGTTAAGTCCACCTTCTCTAAACTCTATGGATAGGTTATCGTCGGTCGCATTCCGGTCATTGATTGTTCCATTTTCAAACTGACTTTGCGTAATTTCCTTGGAGTAAATAGTATGGTATTTGACCAAATACTCTGCATCCTCTCGGGGTATTTCACTTATACTTGAGAATCCATTATTTGCTAAATAACGCTGCACACCTTCATTACTGGGAGCAAACACTGTGTAAACACTTCTTAGGTTTAGGGTATTGTACATATCTGCATGCCTCATCAACTCTACCCATAAGGAGTATTTATCTGAGCGAGAATCCAACAAGGATGCAATAGGGAGTTCCTCGAAGGCTGTAAATGTTGTATTTTCATAAGGATCCTCACAGGATCCAAGGGCCATGAACAGCCCTAAAAGGTAAATCAAATAAGTCTTTTTCATGGCTTGATTAATTTAGGTTATCGTAATATGGGTTTTGGACCAACAGTCTGTTGGCAGACAACTCATTAATGTGAATGGGCAGGTAATGGCTGTTTTCATCCAAAAGCTTGGATCGAATAATCGGCGCGGAACTGGCCGGAGCAGTCAGTAGAACTTGGGTAATCAGGTAATCCTTATACTGGTAATTGTTCCTGCTTCCCACACGAAGAAGATCATACCAGTTTTTCCCTTCCCCTACGAATTCCCTAGCTCTTTCGTCCATCACCATTTGTAACATCTCCAGTTCTGTACTGGCTGAGGATACCGGGGCTGAAATCTGTGCCCTGTCTCTAATGACATTAAGGATCTCAACGGCCTCATCATAACTATTGGGACCATTCATGACCAAAGCTTCCGCTTTCATCAAATAGATGTCTGCTATACGATAAATGATCCAATTTTGGTCACTGTAAGTTCTAGGAATTCCGGTACCCGCTTCTGCTCCTAAATATTTCCAAACTCTGGAGTCCTCCTCTGTATAAGAAGCTCCTTTTCCTCGAATATCCTCCTCTTCTTCTTGAAATAGCTGAGCAGTATTTTCAGAAATTACATATCTATTGTTTGTCCCAAACCAGGAAACCAAGCTATTGGTCTGGTTCTTGTCAAATTCAAATTGAAGTTCAAAAATCCCTTCATTTGAATTACCTGGATTAAAAATAGTGTACCAATTGTTATTGTTGTTCATCATTCCCTGGAGCAAACCAAGCTGACCGCTGTTGATGACAGCATCACAGGCCGCGATACATTTATCGTATTCCTCTGTCCATAAGTATACATCTGCCAAAGCTGCCTGAATCGCCCATTTCGTGGACCGTCCCTTGGTTTCCCATACTGTAGGTGCAATCTCTTTCGAAAATTCTAAAGCCCCTTCCAAGTCAGATTTAATCTGCTGATATACTTCATTGGCAGGAGACTTTTCTACCTCGAAAGATTGACTATCGTCCATATAAGGCGCCGTAATCAACGGCACATCTCTAAAATTTCTAACCAAATAGAAATAGGCTAATCCTCGTAAAAAATAGGCTTCTGAAAGATAAGACTGCATGACATTTTCACTAAATGATGGGTCTTTGTCCACCACAGTTGGACCATACTTAATGACCATATTGGCATAATTGATCACTTGATAAAACTTGTCCCACTTGACAAATTCATTTCCTGGACCAATATCCCATTGGTTGATACGGTAGATATTTACGTCTATGGTGCCGAAACCCATTGTCAATCCATTCCCACGCATTTCTCCCCAAACAAGCATTTGTTCCATGCACTCTCTCAACCTGACATACCCGGCTCCTAAAACTGCTTCTACCTCTTCTTTGTTGGCCCAGTACTCATCGCTGACCTGATTGTTTTCAGGTTGCAGTTCTAGCCAGTCATTACAAGAACTAAAAGACACTGTTACTATCGTTAGTAAGAATATATATATCTTTTTCATGATGTACTCGATTAGAAATTCATATTAACACCCAATGCAAATCGTTTCGGGCGAGGCGTTGCGGCCCTATCCACACTAAGCATATAAATGTTGCTGGAAAGGTTAACTTCAGGATCTTGACCAGAATAATTGGTCCATGTGTAAAGGTCCTGGGCGGTAAAAAAGACATCGAAACGTTCGATTTTACTTTTGGTCAAGAAAGCCTTGGGAAGTGAGTACCTTAAGGAAACCGTCTTGAGCCTTATGAAAGAACCGTCCTCCACAAACCGGTCTGACCCAAGATAATTGTACCCTTCATTGTACAGGGCCCTAGGGATTTCAGTATCATCCCCCTCGAGTCTCCAACGCTGAAGTACAGCCGTGCTTTGGTTGGCAGTACCATACATATTTTCTGTATTGATGCGTGTTTGGTTTACTATTTTCTGGCCAAATCTTCCATGCAAAAATGTTGTAAACATAAAATTCTTCCAGCGAATATTGAACCCACCCCCAGCGGTAAAGACCGGCATGGCATTTCCAAGGTAAACTATGTCAAATTGATCGATTACGCCATCCCCGTTTACGTCTTCGTATTTGGCATCTCCCGGATAAACCCGACGATTGCCGTTTTGCATATAAACCAACTCACCATCGATATCATACATTAAATTTCCTTCCCCATCACGGGCATAAGTTTCCTCACCGTTTTGGTACACTCCCTCATAACGATAGCCGTAAAAAGAACCTATTGGGTTTCCTTCTACAATCTTATGCGCATAATTCCCATTGTCAAATGTGTAATTTTCGAACAACATATTCTCAGGAAGTGACACCACCTTGTTTCGGTTTCTAGCTAGGTTAAAATTAAAGGACAGTCCAAAGTCATCGCGCCTGATGGCATCATAGTTAAAAATAAGCTCCCAGCCCCTGTTATAAACTTCACCAGAGTTATAGTACCTAACTTCAGTAAATCCAGTTGATGAAGGTAAACTATAGTCTTTTTGGAGCAAGTCCGTTGTCGCACGATCATACACTTCAGCAGTGACATACAATCTACCTTGCATTAAAGACAGGTCGATACCAATATTGGACTGAGTGATGGTTTCCCATCGTAGATTTTCCAGTTGGATGCTGGCAGGAGAAATGGCCACCATATCCATATAACCAGGAGTAATTGGGCTGAAGGTACCGATGTAAGGAAAGGCTCCCCCTGGAGGGTTTCCACTTTTACCCCAGCTGAACCGTAATTTACCTAATTCTATTCCTGCAAAACCATCCATAAAGGGTTCATCGCCAAACTGCCACGCCAATCCCAGTGACGGGAAACCTGCCCATCGGTTGCTCGCACCCAAGCTAGAATTGGCCTCCCATCGGTATCCTCCAGACACTATATATTTGCCATTAAACGTATAGTGTCCATTGGCAATGGCCGCTATTCTTCTGGACATGGAGTTGTCTGATTTCATCGAAGCTACTGCTGCGCCATCTGTTGGATCACTCAAAGAACCCGAGGCATTGCCGCTTGTCTCGCTGACATATCCAAAACTTCTGGCTTCATTAGTCTGCACCAAGCCACTCATGATAACATGATGCTTATCGGTAATAGCTTTATTAAAGATCAACTTATTTTCTGTGTTGATATAAAGTTGATCGGACAACAAATCAGAGCTTCTATTGAAGTAAGGATCTGTCCATAAGACGCCGGTTACAGATTGTGGAAGGAACTTTCGATTCTTTGTGGTTCTCGCATCAAAACCAACCGTGCCCGAATATTCCAAATCTGGATTAAAACGATAACGTAATCGGAAAATCACCCTGGCATTATCGGCTTTGGTTTCGTTAAGGGATTCATTGACCAAGGCTACAGGATTATAATATTTATTGGAAGCATAACTTCCCTGAAAATTTTCTAGTGGTGTGAAATACTCTGAGGTACGGTTACCATTATCATCCAAAACATAAGGACTCATATTGGGCATTTTCAACATTGCCATACCACGGGCAGAGGCCATTCCGCTCTCTGTCCAATTGGCATCTTTAAGGCTTTGTGAATAAGACATATCTGCATTGACACTCAATTTGTTAGAAAACTTATAGGTCACACTCGCCATGGAATTAAACCGATCCAATGAGGTTCCCATCGTGGTTCCCACATCTCTTAAATACCCTAAAGAAACCCTGTATATGGCCTTATCTCCACCACCACTTAAAGAAAAATTGTTATCTAGAAAATACCCCAATTGTGTCACTTCGTTGGTCCAATTGGTGTTTTGGTTGTATTCATCAAAGTAAACCCACTCTGGGTCAAAGTTAATTTCTTGTGTTTGAAAGAGCCCTTGAGTATAACCTGACCCAGAGAGGTACCCTACATCATTGATGGAATTCCATATACCATCTTGCATCAAACTGACATATTGGGCTCCATCCAACAGCGGAACAGTATTAGGCTCTCTTTTGACTTCTGATTTAGTGGAAAATGAAAAGCGAGTCTTACCCTTTCTTCCCTTTTTGGTCTTAAACACCAATACTCCATTTGCCCCTTGTGACCCCCATATAGCTGTGGCTGCGGCATCCTTCAATACTTCAATGGATTCGATATCATTTGGGGAAATGTTTACAAGTGCACCAAAGTCCTGGTCATTGGCTGTTGCAAAATTAAAATCATCTCCAAAATTGGTAGGATAAGGCACTCCATCCACTACAATCAAAGGTTCTGAATTAGCATTCAATGAGGAAGTGCCTCTGATTCTAATGGAGCTTCTTGATCCCGGATCAGCACCTGATATGATATCAACATTTGCCATCCTGCCCTGAAGACCCGATTCAATAGAGGTCATTGGCACCTCTTCTAACTTTTTGACGTCAAAACGCTGACTCGATGATACTTGCTCCCTTTCACTGATTCCCAAAGAATTTATTTCCACCCGATCGGCCACCACTTCAGCACTTCCGTACTCAAATGCATCCTCATAAAGAGTAATGTCCAGGTTCGTCTCGTTAGTAAAGACTTCTTTCCTCGTTTTGAAACCGATATAGGAAAATACAATGGTCAGGTTAGGATCAGAAGGAACAGCCAATCTATAGTTACCGTTCTCATCTGATACGGTACCATTTAAACTCCGCTGCTGGTCATTCTCTACAAAGACACTGGCCCCAATCAGAGGCTCACCGCTTTGGTCGGTTATTTTGCCTGTCAATACTGTTTGTTGTGCCCGCAAAGGCATGACCAACAGCATTAGCATACAACTAATGATATAAAATGTTTTCATCTGAAATTTATTGGGTTATTGTCCTGAACTGAGCACTTTGTCGATTTGATAAACAGCTCCATCGACGTAAATTTTCGGAAAAGTGCTTACCACATTGGCTGTTTCTCCATTTGCAGACCGTAGTTGCAGGCCTGACTCCTTGTCCAAAAGTGTAATTTCGCTCGAAGTATCTCCAGATTCTTGAGATGTGAGAAAATCTCCTTCCATTTCCATCCCAGGAAAAGCATAGTCATTGATTCCATTCGAGCTGATTGGGATAAAATAGTAGCGGAGATAATCCTCCAATTCATCTGAATCGGTTGGAATAATCCCCTGCTCCTTCGCTTTAATAATAGCCTTGTTTGTTGGTGCAAACAGCATATAGTTATCACCAAACAAAAATTCAAATTCATTTTGGGGGTCTACTAAACCTGCTTGAGACAATAGTTTAGAAAACTCTCCAAACTCCTGAATAGAGCTGGTTCCGGAGCTTGCCGAGGCAATCAAGTATTTGAAACTGCCTTCTTCACGGATCAGGGACCTTTCGACATCGTAAGTCCTGCCATTGGTCAATCCACTACCCATTGTATTGGCTGGCGTAAATTCTCCTAGATTATAAATATTGGAAGAAGCAACTCCTTGATCGGTGATGTAAAGGTAGCTGAAGGGATTTCTGGTTCGGTACACTTTGGTACCATTTATCTCCGTTATTTCTTCTGTAACAATATGGTTTTGAACAAAAGCCCTCATAGCTCCTGTGCTCATAGGAACCAAGATTCCTTCCGTATTTTCCACTTGAACAGCCTCGTCGCCAAACCTTAAAGGATTGCCTTCATCCCAAAAAATTTCACTTCCTCCATAGATAGTGTTTTTTATCACTTCATCTGAAGGTATAAAAACTGTAAACTTCAAAGCATCCCCCATCAACGCCTGCAAAGCCCCGGATTGATAGACCATTTGCAAAAACATCTTGTACTTTGGGTCTTTCAGCATCGGACTAACCACTCCTTTGAACAAATCCGGAACAATCACCTCATTCAAACCATAATAAACTCCATTGACAGCAATGCCTTTAGCCTCGACATCTTGGGCAGGGTCAAACTGAATGGTATTCCCAAAAGTGCTCTGAATATCTCCGCGCTCTATCTCAGAAGGAAAAACGATGCTACCACTGTATACATGATTATAGAGCAAAAGCTGCATCGGCAGAAAGGGAACATCTTCAAGAGAACCGTAATTATTCCCCCAAAACTCATTAAAGAAAGATTGAATCGCGGTATTGTTAGGGGCGAAAACATTATATGCATTGGCTGATAGCTCAGCCAAGTTGGCATAATCCACCAAACCTGACCCACCATTATAGGTCCATTCAGAAGCAATCTCTGGAAGGCCTAAATGAGTCTTTATATAAAGTGAATCTCCAGCTTCCGCATAGGATTTTGAGGTCTCATCGTCATACCAATAGTCTTTAAAGCGGTCATAAATGCCTATAAAATCACTATAATCGCTTTCTTCTTTAAGCTGAGCATATACTGTTTCCAAAGGAGCTATCACCCTATCCAGTACATACACATAGCCATTATCAGTAGGAACGGCATATTCCTTTACCGTCGCATTTGATATGTTGAACCCTCCGGCCCCTGTCCATGTACTATTTGGATAGAAATACTCATAGTTTGAAGCAGCATCAATATTTTTAGAGGAAAAGAGATTGTATGAAAAGACTGGCAAAAATCTTTCTTTGTGAAAAATTGTCCGTTCCTTACCCTCTATTAAATCAGTTTCCACGGAAATGGTATCCCTACTCTTGGTCCTATGTTTGTAATAAAGCCCTGACATAGCAGGCTGATCTACCTCCTGTCCTTGGGGTCGGTAATTGGCAAAACGTTCGCGACTGAAGGAATAGTAAACTAAATGATAGCCGACCAATT harbors:
- a CDS encoding SusC/RagA family TonB-linked outer membrane protein, whose protein sequence is MKTFYIISCMLMLLVMPLRAQQTVLTGKITDQSGEPLIGASVFVENDQQRSLNGTVSDENGNYRLAVPSDPNLTIVFSYIGFKTRKEVFTNETNLDITLYEDAFEYGSAEVVADRVEINSLGISEREQVSSSQRFDVKKLEEVPMTSIESGLQGRMANVDIISGADPGSRSSIRIRGTSSLNANSEPLIVVDGVPYPTNFGDDFNFATANDQDFGALVNISPNDIESIEVLKDAAATAIWGSQGANGVLVFKTKKGRKGKTRFSFSTKSEVKREPNTVPLLDGAQYVSLMQDGIWNSINDVGYLSGSGYTQGLFQTQEINFDPEWVYFDEYNQNTNWTNEVTQLGYFLDNNFSLSGGGDKAIYRVSLGYLRDVGTTMGTSLDRFNSMASVTYKFSNKLSVNADMSYSQSLKDANWTESGMASARGMAMLKMPNMSPYVLDDNGNRTSEYFTPLENFQGSYASNKYYNPVALVNESLNETKADNARVIFRLRYRFNPDLEYSGTVGFDARTTKNRKFLPQSVTGVLWTDPYFNRSSDLLSDQLYINTENKLIFNKAITDKHHVIMSGLVQTNEARSFGYVSETSGNASGSLSDPTDGAAVASMKSDNSMSRRIAAIANGHYTFNGKYIVSGGYRWEANSSLGASNRWAGFPSLGLAWQFGDEPFMDGFAGIELGKLRFSWGKSGNPPGGAFPYIGTFSPITPGYMDMVAISPASIQLENLRWETITQSNIGIDLSLMQGRLYVTAEVYDRATTDLLQKDYSLPSSTGFTEVRYYNSGEVYNRGWELIFNYDAIRRDDFGLSFNFNLARNRNKVVSLPENMLFENYTFDNGNYAHKIVEGNPIGSFYGYRYEGVYQNGEETYARDGEGNLMYDIDGELVYMQNGNRRVYPGDAKYEDVNGDGVIDQFDIVYLGNAMPVFTAGGGFNIRWKNFMFTTFLHGRFGQKIVNQTRINTENMYGTANQSTAVLQRWRLEGDDTEIPRALYNEGYNYLGSDRFVEDGSFIRLKTVSLRYSLPKAFLTKSKIERFDVFFTAQDLYTWTNYSGQDPEVNLSSNIYMLSVDRAATPRPKRFALGVNMNF
- a CDS encoding fasciclin domain-containing protein; protein product: MIKRITCLFSACLLLFACREVGWEEHYERPEWLKGNAWELLENRGEFSIFLAAVDKAGFRSLVEGKGIVTVLAPSDEAFEKYLLEQGFGTIDDMPTKELKKLVGYHLVYYSFSRERFANYRPQGQEVDQPAMSGLYYKHRTKSRDTISVETDLIEGKERTIFHKERFLPVFSYNLFSSKNIDAASNYEYFYPNSTWTGAGGFNISNATVKEYAVPTDNGYVYVLDRVIAPLETVYAQLKEESDYSDFIGIYDRFKDYWYDDETSKSYAEAGDSLYIKTHLGLPEIASEWTYNGGSGLVDYANLAELSANAYNVFAPNNTAIQSFFNEFWGNNYGSLEDVPFLPMQLLLYNHVYSGSIVFPSEIERGDIQSTFGNTIQFDPAQDVEAKGIAVNGVYYGLNEVIVPDLFKGVVSPMLKDPKYKMFLQMVYQSGALQALMGDALKFTVFIPSDEVIKNTIYGGSEIFWDEGNPLRFGDEAVQVENTEGILVPMSTGAMRAFVQNHIVTEEITEINGTKVYRTRNPFSYLYITDQGVASSNIYNLGEFTPANTMGSGLTNGRTYDVERSLIREEGSFKYLIASASSGTSSIQEFGEFSKLLSQAGLVDPQNEFEFLFGDNYMLFAPTNKAIIKAKEQGIIPTDSDELEDYLRYYFIPISSNGINDYAFPGMEMEGDFLTSQESGDTSSEITLLDKESGLQLRSANGETANVVSTFPKIYVDGAVYQIDKVLSSGQ